The Tenebrio molitor chromosome 3, icTenMoli1.1, whole genome shotgun sequence genome contains a region encoding:
- the capu gene encoding protein cappuccino isoform X2, whose product MGNLQTNEPKHSTKSGKSQGKVKSLMKIRGKRGKVDSSQFTGIVPEESDDQALDASLLDEKPLAKNSDKIIVTDSWCKVNRFNEETVEKKTKTPPSAVSSSSDSNFTDPLTPSTGFNTEMNQCYYSEESVVLDVEVPNSTTQEEFLHNLTLNSFKLNEYRARHEEEKTKKLSKLGVSRTSQISLDSDPKDSFASENVEIVNKEDEYDGGDGGTLKRKSQDNVDEGQKVAHLVKRMSDVSLGNGHVEYKRNMSVPAELTKPDGSVLKKVASLTLNKAELESKITKPKFVPEKLDFQLYEKFEGHMLVNWYLSEFSEDHYSVELPNGQDLKLLAIQFCTHLLAAGVLRQIPDKDVPMYNIFKPDCMYYWTHAETPLSIPQTPGRLSNVSWPPTSPSDLYLSTSTNDAVIASSPKTPELPFVESENERPRSNQEFKNSARDVEILSLEEEVNRLKQEVDKYKTMIEIQNLTAKTVEDFSSPVEEHKLFKSCDSSLNKLVQTDDLSEVNLAQFCSEAQSTQTDETQRTDQTTSTNSEASLKVEEVVMQEKPPPSPPPALTVVDKATPPPLALEPSTPSPVLASEPPKFPTPSPPPPPMPVSVAAPPPPPMPTSSPPMPTSSEAAPPPSTQSTIAPPPPPPPMPGLGGPPPPPMPGLAAPPPPPMPGAGPLPPPMPGFAPPPPPPHALNGGPPPPPPPGGPVPLPPPPIGGWSSQKAGKYFSWCTLHTRVILFYLESTFFVDVVAPPVPVSLGLRKATLNPKVPMKPLYWTRILATSPVDTVDSSSATSSALWTQIDELPLDSLGEFADLFSRQVITRKPTVKKQQQKTKVEAVKLLDSKRSQNVGILAQSLHIDFQEIENAIYNFDTSIVNLEALQQIYEVRATSEELDLIKSHLSTKPEVPLDKPEQFLHDLSEISNFADRISCLMFQVEFDDSISTIGHILTNIKSTCEYLVNSTELKEVFAIILTLGNYMNGGNMSRGQADGFGLEILPKLKDVKSKDSKITLLHYIVKMYMKKIENPFEPNVMLPVPEPGDIKRAASVNFEDVRIDLQKLEKQLAECDERTQKVIESSNADNLQPFKDKMTQFLENSKKQLTIEFENLDDCKVKFINTMKFYLFKPKSGTLEDHPPNSFFEMWLPFCVDFKDIFKKELIRMEKEKIQEIKKRENERMSETVKIKERENGLKSKIKKLQAKHASQVKTNN is encoded by the exons ATGGGCAACCTCCAGACCAACGAGCCTAAACACTCGACCAAGAGCGGCAAGTCTCAAGGTAAAGTgaaatccttgatgaaaatccggGGAAAACGCGGAAAAGTCGACTCGTCCCAGTTCACCGGAATCGTCCCGGAAGAGAGCGACGACCAGGCTCTGGACGCCTCCCTCCTCGACGAAAAACCACTCGCGAAGAACTCCGACAAAATAATCGTCACCGACTCCTGGTGCAAAGTTAATCGCTTCAATGAGGAAACCGTCGAGAAGAAGACGAAGACGCCCCCGAGCGCGGTGTCGTCGAGCTCCGACTCGAACTTCACCGACCCCTTGACGCCCTCCACGGGGTTCAACACCGAGATGAACCAGTGCTACTACAGCGAAGAAAGCGTCGTTTTAGACGTCGAAGTGCCCAACAGCACGACCCAAGAAGAGTTCCTGCACAACCTCACGCTCAACAGTTTCAAGCTGAACGAGTACCGGGCCAGGCATGAAGAAGAAAAGACGAAGAAGTTGAGCAAACTTGGCGTGTCGAGAACCAGCCAAATTAGCCTGGACAGCGACCCCAAAGACAGTTTCGCCTCGGAGAACGTCGAGATTGTCAACAAAGAGGACGAGTACGACGGAGGGGACGGCGGGACGCTGAAGAGGAAGTCGCAGGATAATGTCGACGAAGGGCAGAAGGTTGCGCATCTGGTCAAGAGGATGTCCGACGTCAGCTTGGGGAACG GACATGTGGAGTACAAACGGAACATGTCTGTTCCTGCGGAGCTGACCAAACCAGATGGTTCAGTGCTGAAGAAGGTCGCGTCGCTCACCCTGAATAAAGCCGAGCTCGAGTCGAAAATCACGAAGCCTAAATTTGTTCCTGAAAAACTGGACTTTCAGCTCTACGAAAAATTCGAAG GTCACATGTTGGTGAACTGGTACCTGTCGGAGTTCAGCGAAGACCACTACTCAGTTGAACTCCCCAACGGCCAAGACCTCAAGCTTCTGGCGATCCAGTTCTGCACGCATCTGCTGGCGGCAGGGGTCCTGAGACAAATCCCGGACAAGGATGTCCCTATGTACAACATATTCAAA CCGGATTGTATGTACTACTGGACCCATGCAGAAACGCCCTTGTCCATCCCGCAGACTCCGGGAAGGCTCAGTAACGTCTCGTGGCCCCCGACGTCTCCGTCAGATCTGTACTTGTCGACGAGCACCAACGACGCAGTGATCGCTTCTTCGCCTAAAACACCAGAACTGCCATTCGTCGAGTCGGAGAACGAGAGACCTAGGAGCAACCAAGAGTTCAAGAATTCCGCCCGCGACGTCGAGATATTGTCGCTGGAGGAAGAAGTGAATCGGCTGAAGCAAGAAGTGGACAAGTACAAAACCATGATCGAGATCCAGAATCTGACGGCGAAGACCGTCGAGGATTTCAGCTCGCCcgttgaggaacacaaattgttcaaaagctGTGATAgtagtttaaataaattagttcAGACAGATGACTTAAGTGAAGTGAACTTAGCACAATTTTGTAGTGAAGCACAATCAACGCAAACTGATGAAACGCAACGTACAGATCAGACCACAAGCACAAACTCCGAGGCCTCGCTGAAAGTCGAAGAAGTCGTCATGCAAGAGAAACCGCCTCCTTCGCCGCCTCCTGCGCTTACGGTCGTCGACAAGGCTACTCCGCCTCCTCTAGCGCTGGAACCGTCTACTCCTTCACCCGTCCTCGCTTCGGAACCGCCTAAATTTCCGACTCCTTCACCCCCGCCACCGCCGATGCCGGTTTCGGTCGCAGCACCACCCCCGCCTCCTATGCCGACAAGTTCGCCTCCTATGCCGACAAGTTCTGAAGCAGCGCCACCTCCTTCAACGCAGAGTACGATAGCACCGCCACCGCCGCCTCCACCAATGCCGGGACTCGGAGGACCGCCGCCACCACCCATGCCGGGACTCGCAGCACCTCCGCCACCGCCGATGCCAGGAGCTGGACCACTGCCACCCCCGATGCCGGgatttgcaccaccacctccACCTCCTCATGCGTTGAACGGGGGACCACCCCCTCCGCCACCTCCAGGAGGACCCGTACCGCTGCCGCCGCCTCCTATTGGGGGCTGGAGTTCGCAAAAAGCcggtaaatatttttcatggTGTACTCTCCATACACgtgttattttgttttacttaGAAAGcactttttttgttgatgtAGTGGCTCCTCCTGTTCCAGTGTCCTTAG GCTTGAGGAAAGCCACTCTGAATCCTAAAGTACCGATGAAACCGTTGTACTGGACTAGAATTTTAGCGACATCTCCTGTAGACACTGTCGATTCTTCTTCTGCCACTTCTTCGGCCCTCTGGACTCAAATAGATGAATTGCCTTTAGATAGTCTAGGAGAATTCGCCGATTTGTTCTCGAGACAAGTCATAACGAGAAAGCCAACGGTTaagaaacaacaacaaaagaCGAAAGTGGAAGCTGTTAAGCTTCTAGATAGTAAAAGGTCACAAAATGTCGGAATACTTGCTCAAAGCTTACACATAGACTTTCAAGAAATCGAAAACgccatttataattttgataCTTCTATCGTCAATCTAGAAGCGCTACAACAAATTTACGAAGTG AGGGCGACGTCTGAAGAATTAGATCTTATCAAAAGTCACTTATCAACGAAACCAGAAGTACCACTAGACAAGCCTGAACAATTTCTACACGATCTTTCAGAAATATCTAATTTTGCCGATAGGATATCGTGTCTGATGTTCCAAGTAGAATTCGATGATTCTATCAGTACCATAGGGCACATTCTGACCAATATAAAATCTACTTGTGAG TATCTAGTTAATAGCACCGAACTGAAAGAAGTTTTTGCAATAATCTTAACATTGGGGAACTACATGAACGGTGGCAACATGTCGAGAGGACAAGCTGATGGGTTCGGATTAGAAATCTTGCCAAAATTGAAGGATGTCAAGTCAAAAGATTCCAAAATCACCCTTCTTCATTACATCGTgaaaatgtacatgaaaaagaTTGAGAATCCTTTCGAACCCAACGTAATGCTGCCGGTACCAGAACCAGGAGATATCAAAAGAGCCGCctctgtaaattttgaggacgtcaggatagacctacaaaaactagaaaaacaaCTTGCAG AATGCGACGAGAGGACCCAAAAAGTAATAGAATCGTCAAACGCCGACAACTTGCAGCCGTTCAAGGACAAGATGACCCAATTTCTGGAGAATTCTAAAAAGCAGCTCACGAtagaattcgaaaatttagACGATTGTAAGGTCAAGTTTATCAACACCATGAAATTCTACCTCTTCAAGCCGAAATCTGGCACCTTGGAGGACCACCCTCCAAattccttttttgaaatgtggcTACCATTTTGCGTGGATTTCAAAGACATCTTCAAGAAGGAGCTCATCAGGATGGAAAAAGAGAA AATCCAAGAGATAAAGAAGAGAGAAAACGAGAGGATGTCCGAGACTGTCAAGATCAAAGAACGCGAAAATGGgttgaaatcaaaaataaagaaactcCAAGCCAAACACGCTTCACAAGTTAAGACCAACAATTGA
- the capu gene encoding protein cappuccino isoform X5, producing MGNLQTNEPKHSTKSGKSQGKVKSLMKIRGKRGKVDSSQFTGIVPEESDDQALDASLLDEKPLAKNSDKIIVTDSWCKVNRFNEETVEKKTKTPPSAVSSSSDSNFTDPLTPSTGFNTEMNQCYYSEESVVLDVEVPNSTTQEEFLHNLTLNSFKLNEYRARHEEEKTKKLSKLGVSRTSQISLDSDPKDSFASENVEIVNKEDEYDGGDGGTLKRKSQDNVDEGQKVAHLVKRMSDVSLGNGILITGHVEYKRNMSVPAELTKPDGSVLKKVASLTLNKAELESKITKPKFVPEKLDFQLYEKFEGHMLVNWYLSEFSEDHYSVELPNGQDLKLLAIQFCTHLLAAGVLRQIPDKDVPMYNIFKPDCMYYWTHAETPLSIPQTPGRLSNVSWPPTSPSDLYLSTSTNDAVIASSPKTPELPFVESENERPRSNQEFKNSARDVEILSLEEEVNRLKQEVDKYKTMIEIQNLTAKTVEDFSSPVEEHKLFKSCDSSLNKLVQTDDLSEVNLAQFCSEAQSTQTDETQRTDQTTSTNSEASLKVEEVVMQEKPPPSPPPALTVVDKATPPPLALEPSTPSPVLASEPPKFPTPSPPPPPMPVSVAAPPPPPMPTSSPPMPTSSEAAPPPSTQSTIAPPPPPPPMPGLGGPPPPPMPGLAAPPPPPMPGAGPLPPPMPGFAPPPPPPHALNGGPPPPPPPGGPVPLPPPPIGGWSSQKAGLRKATLNPKVPMKPLYWTRILATSPVDTVDSSSATSSALWTQIDELPLDSLGEFADLFSRQVITRKPTVKKQQQKTKVEAVKLLDSKRSQNVGILAQSLHIDFQEIENAIYNFDTSIVNLEALQQIYEVRATSEELDLIKSHLSTKPEVPLDKPEQFLHDLSEISNFADRISCLMFQVEFDDSISTIGHILTNIKSTCEYLVNSTELKEVFAIILTLGNYMNGGNMSRGQADGFGLEILPKLKDVKSKDSKITLLHYIVKMYMKKIENPFEPNVMLPVPEPGDIKRAASVNFEDVRIDLQKLEKQLAECDERTQKVIESSNADNLQPFKDKMTQFLENSKKQLTIEFENLDDCKVKFINTMKFYLFKPKSGTLEDHPPNSFFEMWLPFCVDFKDIFKKELIRMEKEKIQEIKKRENERMSETVKIKERENGLKSKIKKLQAKHASQVKTNN from the exons ATGGGCAACCTCCAGACCAACGAGCCTAAACACTCGACCAAGAGCGGCAAGTCTCAAGGTAAAGTgaaatccttgatgaaaatccggGGAAAACGCGGAAAAGTCGACTCGTCCCAGTTCACCGGAATCGTCCCGGAAGAGAGCGACGACCAGGCTCTGGACGCCTCCCTCCTCGACGAAAAACCACTCGCGAAGAACTCCGACAAAATAATCGTCACCGACTCCTGGTGCAAAGTTAATCGCTTCAATGAGGAAACCGTCGAGAAGAAGACGAAGACGCCCCCGAGCGCGGTGTCGTCGAGCTCCGACTCGAACTTCACCGACCCCTTGACGCCCTCCACGGGGTTCAACACCGAGATGAACCAGTGCTACTACAGCGAAGAAAGCGTCGTTTTAGACGTCGAAGTGCCCAACAGCACGACCCAAGAAGAGTTCCTGCACAACCTCACGCTCAACAGTTTCAAGCTGAACGAGTACCGGGCCAGGCATGAAGAAGAAAAGACGAAGAAGTTGAGCAAACTTGGCGTGTCGAGAACCAGCCAAATTAGCCTGGACAGCGACCCCAAAGACAGTTTCGCCTCGGAGAACGTCGAGATTGTCAACAAAGAGGACGAGTACGACGGAGGGGACGGCGGGACGCTGAAGAGGAAGTCGCAGGATAATGTCGACGAAGGGCAGAAGGTTGCGCATCTGGTCAAGAGGATGTCCGACGTCAGCTTGGGGAACG GTATCTTGATAACAGGACATGTGGAGTACAAACGGAACATGTCTGTTCCTGCGGAGCTGACCAAACCAGATGGTTCAGTGCTGAAGAAGGTCGCGTCGCTCACCCTGAATAAAGCCGAGCTCGAGTCGAAAATCACGAAGCCTAAATTTGTTCCTGAAAAACTGGACTTTCAGCTCTACGAAAAATTCGAAG GTCACATGTTGGTGAACTGGTACCTGTCGGAGTTCAGCGAAGACCACTACTCAGTTGAACTCCCCAACGGCCAAGACCTCAAGCTTCTGGCGATCCAGTTCTGCACGCATCTGCTGGCGGCAGGGGTCCTGAGACAAATCCCGGACAAGGATGTCCCTATGTACAACATATTCAAA CCGGATTGTATGTACTACTGGACCCATGCAGAAACGCCCTTGTCCATCCCGCAGACTCCGGGAAGGCTCAGTAACGTCTCGTGGCCCCCGACGTCTCCGTCAGATCTGTACTTGTCGACGAGCACCAACGACGCAGTGATCGCTTCTTCGCCTAAAACACCAGAACTGCCATTCGTCGAGTCGGAGAACGAGAGACCTAGGAGCAACCAAGAGTTCAAGAATTCCGCCCGCGACGTCGAGATATTGTCGCTGGAGGAAGAAGTGAATCGGCTGAAGCAAGAAGTGGACAAGTACAAAACCATGATCGAGATCCAGAATCTGACGGCGAAGACCGTCGAGGATTTCAGCTCGCCcgttgaggaacacaaattgttcaaaagctGTGATAgtagtttaaataaattagttcAGACAGATGACTTAAGTGAAGTGAACTTAGCACAATTTTGTAGTGAAGCACAATCAACGCAAACTGATGAAACGCAACGTACAGATCAGACCACAAGCACAAACTCCGAGGCCTCGCTGAAAGTCGAAGAAGTCGTCATGCAAGAGAAACCGCCTCCTTCGCCGCCTCCTGCGCTTACGGTCGTCGACAAGGCTACTCCGCCTCCTCTAGCGCTGGAACCGTCTACTCCTTCACCCGTCCTCGCTTCGGAACCGCCTAAATTTCCGACTCCTTCACCCCCGCCACCGCCGATGCCGGTTTCGGTCGCAGCACCACCCCCGCCTCCTATGCCGACAAGTTCGCCTCCTATGCCGACAAGTTCTGAAGCAGCGCCACCTCCTTCAACGCAGAGTACGATAGCACCGCCACCGCCGCCTCCACCAATGCCGGGACTCGGAGGACCGCCGCCACCACCCATGCCGGGACTCGCAGCACCTCCGCCACCGCCGATGCCAGGAGCTGGACCACTGCCACCCCCGATGCCGGgatttgcaccaccacctccACCTCCTCATGCGTTGAACGGGGGACCACCCCCTCCGCCACCTCCAGGAGGACCCGTACCGCTGCCGCCGCCTCCTATTGGGGGCTGGAGTTCGCAAAAAGCcg GCTTGAGGAAAGCCACTCTGAATCCTAAAGTACCGATGAAACCGTTGTACTGGACTAGAATTTTAGCGACATCTCCTGTAGACACTGTCGATTCTTCTTCTGCCACTTCTTCGGCCCTCTGGACTCAAATAGATGAATTGCCTTTAGATAGTCTAGGAGAATTCGCCGATTTGTTCTCGAGACAAGTCATAACGAGAAAGCCAACGGTTaagaaacaacaacaaaagaCGAAAGTGGAAGCTGTTAAGCTTCTAGATAGTAAAAGGTCACAAAATGTCGGAATACTTGCTCAAAGCTTACACATAGACTTTCAAGAAATCGAAAACgccatttataattttgataCTTCTATCGTCAATCTAGAAGCGCTACAACAAATTTACGAAGTG AGGGCGACGTCTGAAGAATTAGATCTTATCAAAAGTCACTTATCAACGAAACCAGAAGTACCACTAGACAAGCCTGAACAATTTCTACACGATCTTTCAGAAATATCTAATTTTGCCGATAGGATATCGTGTCTGATGTTCCAAGTAGAATTCGATGATTCTATCAGTACCATAGGGCACATTCTGACCAATATAAAATCTACTTGTGAG TATCTAGTTAATAGCACCGAACTGAAAGAAGTTTTTGCAATAATCTTAACATTGGGGAACTACATGAACGGTGGCAACATGTCGAGAGGACAAGCTGATGGGTTCGGATTAGAAATCTTGCCAAAATTGAAGGATGTCAAGTCAAAAGATTCCAAAATCACCCTTCTTCATTACATCGTgaaaatgtacatgaaaaagaTTGAGAATCCTTTCGAACCCAACGTAATGCTGCCGGTACCAGAACCAGGAGATATCAAAAGAGCCGCctctgtaaattttgaggacgtcaggatagacctacaaaaactagaaaaacaaCTTGCAG AATGCGACGAGAGGACCCAAAAAGTAATAGAATCGTCAAACGCCGACAACTTGCAGCCGTTCAAGGACAAGATGACCCAATTTCTGGAGAATTCTAAAAAGCAGCTCACGAtagaattcgaaaatttagACGATTGTAAGGTCAAGTTTATCAACACCATGAAATTCTACCTCTTCAAGCCGAAATCTGGCACCTTGGAGGACCACCCTCCAAattccttttttgaaatgtggcTACCATTTTGCGTGGATTTCAAAGACATCTTCAAGAAGGAGCTCATCAGGATGGAAAAAGAGAA AATCCAAGAGATAAAGAAGAGAGAAAACGAGAGGATGTCCGAGACTGTCAAGATCAAAGAACGCGAAAATGGgttgaaatcaaaaataaagaaactcCAAGCCAAACACGCTTCACAAGTTAAGACCAACAATTGA
- the capu gene encoding protein cappuccino isoform X4: protein MGNLQTNEPKHSTKSGKSQGKVKSLMKIRGKRGKVDSSQFTGIVPEESDDQALDASLLDEKPLAKNSDKIIVTDSWCKVNRFNEETVEKKTKTPPSAVSSSSDSNFTDPLTPSTGFNTEMNQCYYSEESVVLDVEVPNSTTQEEFLHNLTLNSFKLNEYRARHEEEKTKKLSKLGVSRTSQISLDSDPKDSFASENVEIVNKEDEYDGGDGGTLKRKSQDNVDEGQKVAHLVKRMSDVSLGNGILITGHVEYKRNMSVPAELTKPDGSVLKKVASLTLNKAELESKITKPKFVPEKLDFQLYEKFEGHMLVNWYLSEFSEDHYSVELPNGQDLKLLAIQFCTHLLAAGVLRQIPDKDVPMYNIFKPDCMYYWTHAETPLSIPQTPGRLSNVSWPPTSPSDLYLSTSTNDAVIASSPKTPELPFVESENERPRSNQEFKNSARDVEILSLEEEVNRLKQEVDKYKTMIEIQNLTAKTVEDFSSPVEEHKLFKSCDSSLNKLVQTDDLSEVNLAQFCSEAQSTQTDETQRTDQTTSTNSEASLKVEEVVMQEKPPPSPPPALTVVDKATPPPLALEPSTPSPVLASEPPKFPTPSPPPPPMPVSVAAPPPPPMPTSSPPMPTSSEAAPPPSTQSTIAPPPPPPPMPGLGGPPPPPMPGLAAPPPPPMPGAGPLPPPMPGFAPPPPPPHALNGGPPPPPPPGGPVPLPPPPIGGWSSQKAVAPPVPVSLGLRKATLNPKVPMKPLYWTRILATSPVDTVDSSSATSSALWTQIDELPLDSLGEFADLFSRQVITRKPTVKKQQQKTKVEAVKLLDSKRSQNVGILAQSLHIDFQEIENAIYNFDTSIVNLEALQQIYEVRATSEELDLIKSHLSTKPEVPLDKPEQFLHDLSEISNFADRISCLMFQVEFDDSISTIGHILTNIKSTCEYLVNSTELKEVFAIILTLGNYMNGGNMSRGQADGFGLEILPKLKDVKSKDSKITLLHYIVKMYMKKIENPFEPNVMLPVPEPGDIKRAASVNFEDVRIDLQKLEKQLAECDERTQKVIESSNADNLQPFKDKMTQFLENSKKQLTIEFENLDDCKVKFINTMKFYLFKPKSGTLEDHPPNSFFEMWLPFCVDFKDIFKKELIRMEKEKIQEIKKRENERMSETVKIKERENGLKSKIKKLQAKHASQVKTNN, encoded by the exons ATGGGCAACCTCCAGACCAACGAGCCTAAACACTCGACCAAGAGCGGCAAGTCTCAAGGTAAAGTgaaatccttgatgaaaatccggGGAAAACGCGGAAAAGTCGACTCGTCCCAGTTCACCGGAATCGTCCCGGAAGAGAGCGACGACCAGGCTCTGGACGCCTCCCTCCTCGACGAAAAACCACTCGCGAAGAACTCCGACAAAATAATCGTCACCGACTCCTGGTGCAAAGTTAATCGCTTCAATGAGGAAACCGTCGAGAAGAAGACGAAGACGCCCCCGAGCGCGGTGTCGTCGAGCTCCGACTCGAACTTCACCGACCCCTTGACGCCCTCCACGGGGTTCAACACCGAGATGAACCAGTGCTACTACAGCGAAGAAAGCGTCGTTTTAGACGTCGAAGTGCCCAACAGCACGACCCAAGAAGAGTTCCTGCACAACCTCACGCTCAACAGTTTCAAGCTGAACGAGTACCGGGCCAGGCATGAAGAAGAAAAGACGAAGAAGTTGAGCAAACTTGGCGTGTCGAGAACCAGCCAAATTAGCCTGGACAGCGACCCCAAAGACAGTTTCGCCTCGGAGAACGTCGAGATTGTCAACAAAGAGGACGAGTACGACGGAGGGGACGGCGGGACGCTGAAGAGGAAGTCGCAGGATAATGTCGACGAAGGGCAGAAGGTTGCGCATCTGGTCAAGAGGATGTCCGACGTCAGCTTGGGGAACG GTATCTTGATAACAGGACATGTGGAGTACAAACGGAACATGTCTGTTCCTGCGGAGCTGACCAAACCAGATGGTTCAGTGCTGAAGAAGGTCGCGTCGCTCACCCTGAATAAAGCCGAGCTCGAGTCGAAAATCACGAAGCCTAAATTTGTTCCTGAAAAACTGGACTTTCAGCTCTACGAAAAATTCGAAG GTCACATGTTGGTGAACTGGTACCTGTCGGAGTTCAGCGAAGACCACTACTCAGTTGAACTCCCCAACGGCCAAGACCTCAAGCTTCTGGCGATCCAGTTCTGCACGCATCTGCTGGCGGCAGGGGTCCTGAGACAAATCCCGGACAAGGATGTCCCTATGTACAACATATTCAAA CCGGATTGTATGTACTACTGGACCCATGCAGAAACGCCCTTGTCCATCCCGCAGACTCCGGGAAGGCTCAGTAACGTCTCGTGGCCCCCGACGTCTCCGTCAGATCTGTACTTGTCGACGAGCACCAACGACGCAGTGATCGCTTCTTCGCCTAAAACACCAGAACTGCCATTCGTCGAGTCGGAGAACGAGAGACCTAGGAGCAACCAAGAGTTCAAGAATTCCGCCCGCGACGTCGAGATATTGTCGCTGGAGGAAGAAGTGAATCGGCTGAAGCAAGAAGTGGACAAGTACAAAACCATGATCGAGATCCAGAATCTGACGGCGAAGACCGTCGAGGATTTCAGCTCGCCcgttgaggaacacaaattgttcaaaagctGTGATAgtagtttaaataaattagttcAGACAGATGACTTAAGTGAAGTGAACTTAGCACAATTTTGTAGTGAAGCACAATCAACGCAAACTGATGAAACGCAACGTACAGATCAGACCACAAGCACAAACTCCGAGGCCTCGCTGAAAGTCGAAGAAGTCGTCATGCAAGAGAAACCGCCTCCTTCGCCGCCTCCTGCGCTTACGGTCGTCGACAAGGCTACTCCGCCTCCTCTAGCGCTGGAACCGTCTACTCCTTCACCCGTCCTCGCTTCGGAACCGCCTAAATTTCCGACTCCTTCACCCCCGCCACCGCCGATGCCGGTTTCGGTCGCAGCACCACCCCCGCCTCCTATGCCGACAAGTTCGCCTCCTATGCCGACAAGTTCTGAAGCAGCGCCACCTCCTTCAACGCAGAGTACGATAGCACCGCCACCGCCGCCTCCACCAATGCCGGGACTCGGAGGACCGCCGCCACCACCCATGCCGGGACTCGCAGCACCTCCGCCACCGCCGATGCCAGGAGCTGGACCACTGCCACCCCCGATGCCGGgatttgcaccaccacctccACCTCCTCATGCGTTGAACGGGGGACCACCCCCTCCGCCACCTCCAGGAGGACCCGTACCGCTGCCGCCGCCTCCTATTGGGGGCTGGAGTTCGCAAAAAGCcg TGGCTCCTCCTGTTCCAGTGTCCTTAG GCTTGAGGAAAGCCACTCTGAATCCTAAAGTACCGATGAAACCGTTGTACTGGACTAGAATTTTAGCGACATCTCCTGTAGACACTGTCGATTCTTCTTCTGCCACTTCTTCGGCCCTCTGGACTCAAATAGATGAATTGCCTTTAGATAGTCTAGGAGAATTCGCCGATTTGTTCTCGAGACAAGTCATAACGAGAAAGCCAACGGTTaagaaacaacaacaaaagaCGAAAGTGGAAGCTGTTAAGCTTCTAGATAGTAAAAGGTCACAAAATGTCGGAATACTTGCTCAAAGCTTACACATAGACTTTCAAGAAATCGAAAACgccatttataattttgataCTTCTATCGTCAATCTAGAAGCGCTACAACAAATTTACGAAGTG AGGGCGACGTCTGAAGAATTAGATCTTATCAAAAGTCACTTATCAACGAAACCAGAAGTACCACTAGACAAGCCTGAACAATTTCTACACGATCTTTCAGAAATATCTAATTTTGCCGATAGGATATCGTGTCTGATGTTCCAAGTAGAATTCGATGATTCTATCAGTACCATAGGGCACATTCTGACCAATATAAAATCTACTTGTGAG TATCTAGTTAATAGCACCGAACTGAAAGAAGTTTTTGCAATAATCTTAACATTGGGGAACTACATGAACGGTGGCAACATGTCGAGAGGACAAGCTGATGGGTTCGGATTAGAAATCTTGCCAAAATTGAAGGATGTCAAGTCAAAAGATTCCAAAATCACCCTTCTTCATTACATCGTgaaaatgtacatgaaaaagaTTGAGAATCCTTTCGAACCCAACGTAATGCTGCCGGTACCAGAACCAGGAGATATCAAAAGAGCCGCctctgtaaattttgaggacgtcaggatagacctacaaaaactagaaaaacaaCTTGCAG AATGCGACGAGAGGACCCAAAAAGTAATAGAATCGTCAAACGCCGACAACTTGCAGCCGTTCAAGGACAAGATGACCCAATTTCTGGAGAATTCTAAAAAGCAGCTCACGAtagaattcgaaaatttagACGATTGTAAGGTCAAGTTTATCAACACCATGAAATTCTACCTCTTCAAGCCGAAATCTGGCACCTTGGAGGACCACCCTCCAAattccttttttgaaatgtggcTACCATTTTGCGTGGATTTCAAAGACATCTTCAAGAAGGAGCTCATCAGGATGGAAAAAGAGAA AATCCAAGAGATAAAGAAGAGAGAAAACGAGAGGATGTCCGAGACTGTCAAGATCAAAGAACGCGAAAATGGgttgaaatcaaaaataaagaaactcCAAGCCAAACACGCTTCACAAGTTAAGACCAACAATTGA